The nucleotide window GACCGCCCGCTCGGATTCCCACGACATCGTGGCGGGCCTCGAGGCCGGCGCCGACGACTACATCACGAAGCCCTTCGTAGTCAAGGAGCTGACCGCCCGCCTGAGGGCCCTTCGGCGGCGTACCCAGGCTGGCCCCGAACGGGAGCCGGCGATCGAACTCGGCGACTTGGTGATTCGCCGGGAGGAGGGTCGGGTCGAGTTGGCCGGGGAACCGGTGCACCTGACGAAGACCGAGTTCCGACTCCTGTCCGAACTGGCCTCGCGACCGGGACTGATCTACAGCCGCGAACAGCTACTCCAGGAGGTCTGGGAGTACGGCTACTTCGGCGATACTCGCATCGTGGATGTGCACGTCCGCCGCCTCCGGACCAAGATAGAAGCCGACCCGTCGCGACCGCGACACCTGATCACCGTTCGTGGGTTCGGGTACAAACTCGTCCGGTGACAGTAACCGTGGGTTGGCGGTTTCCGAGCTTGCAGGCGCGGCTCACTGCGGTCTTGGCTCTCGGCGCCCTGCTGCTGTCGTTGGCGCTCGCCCTGATCGCGTACGGGTTCTCCCGCAGCTACCTTCAGGGCCAGCGGATCGCGAGCGCGGAACGGCAGGCCTACCTGAATGCACGACTGGTGCGGGACCAGTTGCGACCGGGCAACGTTTATGTAACTGACCTGCTCACCGGTCTCCCGGGTTCATCCGGCGGGGCGGCCGTCGTTGAACATCAGGGCCGCTGGTATGCCTCGACTCTGGCGGATGGGCGCGACGTCCTCCCGGCGGCACTCCGCCTACGGGTTCTCGCGGGCTCTCCGGCGCGCCAGATCCTGATTGTCGGCGGCGCGCCGCACCTTGCCGTGGGGATCCCGCTGCCGGAAGTCGATGCCGCCTACTTCGACATCTCCGACCTGAGCGAACTGAATCGCACGCTACACGACATCGCGCTGGCTTTGACGCTTGCGGCGCTGGCGACGGCTGTGGCTGGCGCGCTGATTGGCCGGCTGGCGGCCCAGCGACTGACTCGACCTCTGCGCCGGGTTGCACAAGCCAGCGTGAACCTCGCTAACGGTGACCTGGATACCCGACTCCCCCCCGCGCGAGACCGCGAGATCGTTGCGCTCGTGGACTCCTTCAACGAAATGGCCGGTGCACTTCAGCGCCGTATCGAACGTGACGCTCGCTTCGCGGCGGATGTCAGTCATGAGCTGCGGTCGCCGCTGACCACGCTTGCCGCTACCTTGAGTGTCTTGAACATGCGCCGCGATGCCCTCCCCGACCGCGGCAGGCAGGCGCTGGGCTTGCTCAACGAAGAGATGCACCGTTTTCAGCGCCTCGTGCAGGACTTGCTGGAAATCTCCCGTGCGGACGGCGGCAGCGACCGCCCGCAGTTCGAGTTGGTGCGTCTCGATGAACTGGTCGTGAGAGTCTGCCAGGACAGCAGCACACCGAACCTGACGGTGTCCGTCGACGATGCGGCGAGGCAGACCGTGATGCTGCTCGATAAGCGGCGCATGGAACGAGCGCTCGCCAATCTGCTGGACAACGCCGTGCGACATGGCGGCGGACCCACTGCCGTACACATATCCGTCGAGCCCGGCGCCGCCTGCATCGCGGTCGATGACGCCGGGGCCGGTATCGGCCTCCCGGATCGCGAACGCGTCTTCGAGCGGTTCGCCCGCGGTCCCGGTGGGCGCACCGGCACTGAGGGAGCCGGGCTGGGCCTCGCCCTGGTGCGCGAGCACGTCCGTGTCCACGGCGGGGCGGTATGGGTCGAGGACAGCCCTGCGGGGGGCGCTCGATTTGTCATTCGATTGCCGGTGCGGAGTGTCTAGCAAACGCTCGCGAACCTGGGGCGCAACTGGGGCCACCCGCGCCGCGGTAGTGGGCTGCCTGCTGAGCGCGGCCCTCGGTTGCTCGATCCC belongs to Mycobacteriales bacterium and includes:
- a CDS encoding HAMP domain-containing sensor histidine kinase, giving the protein MTVTVGWRFPSLQARLTAVLALGALLLSLALALIAYGFSRSYLQGQRIASAERQAYLNARLVRDQLRPGNVYVTDLLTGLPGSSGGAAVVEHQGRWYASTLADGRDVLPAALRLRVLAGSPARQILIVGGAPHLAVGIPLPEVDAAYFDISDLSELNRTLHDIALALTLAALATAVAGALIGRLAAQRLTRPLRRVAQASVNLANGDLDTRLPPARDREIVALVDSFNEMAGALQRRIERDARFAADVSHELRSPLTTLAATLSVLNMRRDALPDRGRQALGLLNEEMHRFQRLVQDLLEISRADGGSDRPQFELVRLDELVVRVCQDSSTPNLTVSVDDAARQTVMLLDKRRMERALANLLDNAVRHGGGPTAVHISVEPGAACIAVDDAGAGIGLPDRERVFERFARGPGGRTGTEGAGLGLALVREHVRVHGGAVWVEDSPAGGARFVIRLPVRSV
- a CDS encoding response regulator transcription factor: MAARVLVVEDDNAIRASLALALEDEGYEVRAVARAEQALDVFGQDGADVVLVDLMLPGMDGFELTRQIRRHSGVPIVIVTARSDSHDIVAGLEAGADDYITKPFVVKELTARLRALRRRTQAGPEREPAIELGDLVIRREEGRVELAGEPVHLTKTEFRLLSELASRPGLIYSREQLLQEVWEYGYFGDTRIVDVHVRRLRTKIEADPSRPRHLITVRGFGYKLVR